The genomic window TTACCTCCGCACCCAGGCCAATCTGCAAAAGGGCCTCACCACCGAGGGCCTCGCCATGCAGACCATGAAATTCGTGATGTCCGAGGGCTGGCGCTTTGAAGGGGCGCTGAAACTCGCCCGCGTGGGGCAGGGGCCACTCGTCCACGGCGACGCCATCACCGCGCTGCCGGGAATGCTCGCCGGCTGGACGCAGGCGCGGGACCTGCGGCCCTTCCCCAAAGAGGGCTTCCGCGAGTGGTGGAAGCACCGAGGAGCAACGCAGGCCGCGCCCCCGGCGGTCGTGCAAAAGGCCGCCGAAGGCCCCAACCCGCCGCAAAAGGACGAAGGCGGCCAGTTCAGCGCGGAGCCTTCGCGGGAGGACACGCTATGACCACCATTCCATCCACCGCCGAAGCCAAGCTGGAGATGCTGACCACCATCAACCGCGCTATTGCCGGGTCCCGGCCCGAGGCGTTGCCACCCTACCCGGTGCCCGCGCCGCTGAGCCGGGCCGAGATTCTGCACCAGTTCGAGGACCGGATTCTGGACTACGGGGCGGCCTACACGCACGTTTCCGCCGCCGAGTTGCCGGGGGCGATTGCCAAAGCTCTTGGGAACGCTCGCCGCGTCATCGTTCCGGCAGGCATTCCCGCGCCGTGGCTCACCGTCGGCATGGACGTGCTGCGCGACGAGCCGCCGCTGTCCCATGCCGAACTCGACCGGGCCGACGCCGTGCTGACCGGGTGCGCCGTCGCCATCAGCGAGACAGGCACCATCATCCTCGACCACCGCGCGGACCAAGGCCGCCGGGCGCTGTCACTCATTCCCGACTTCCACATCTGCGTGGTGCGTGAGGACCAGATCGTGCAGACCGTCCGTGAGGGCGTGGAGGCCGTCGCCGCCAGCGTCCGCGAGGGCCGCCCGCTCACCTGGCTTTCGGGGGGGAGTGCCACCAGCGACATCGAACTCGTGCGCGTGGAAGGCGTTCACGGGCCGCGCCGCTTGCAGGTGATCGTCGTCGGCTGAATCATCGTCGGCTGAGCGGTCCCTG from Deinococcus radiodurans R1 = ATCC 13939 = DSM 20539 includes these protein-coding regions:
- a CDS encoding LutC/YkgG family protein, translated to MTTIPSTAEAKLEMLTTINRAIAGSRPEALPPYPVPAPLSRAEILHQFEDRILDYGAAYTHVSAAELPGAIAKALGNARRVIVPAGIPAPWLTVGMDVLRDEPPLSHAELDRADAVLTGCAVAISETGTIILDHRADQGRRALSLIPDFHICVVREDQIVQTVREGVEAVAASVREGRPLTWLSGGSATSDIELVRVEGVHGPRRLQVIVVG
- a CDS encoding lactate utilisation protein LutB domain-containing protein, coding for MYPGPIGAILTPQLLGMHDANANTLPGASSLCGACYDVCPVKINIPQVLIYLRTQANLQKGLTTEGLAMQTMKFVMSEGWRFEGALKLARVGQGPLVHGDAITALPGMLAGWTQARDLRPFPKEGFREWWKHRGATQAAPPAVVQKAAEGPNPPQKDEGGQFSAEPSREDTL